Proteins encoded within one genomic window of Lynx canadensis isolate LIC74 chromosome B2, mLynCan4.pri.v2, whole genome shotgun sequence:
- the LOC115515031 gene encoding olfactory receptor 2B11-like, with protein MAVMNLGNASIPKFFILLGFSDHPWLEKPLFIMVLVAYICTLVGNISIIVVSKVDPHLDSPMYFFLSNLSFLDLCFTTTTIPQLLVNLWGQDKSISYGGCVAQFYVFHFLGATECIILAVMSLDRYIAICKPLRYPAIMHQRLCVFLVSVAWISGLTNSLLQASLTVQLPLCGNNKVDDFLCEIPVMIKMSCVDTAFNVTMLSVVGTFFTLVPLSLILVSYGFIVTTVLRIRSSMGKKKAFNTCGSHVIVVSLFYGPVICMYVQPSGTNSQDKNKLMALFYSLLTPMLNPFIYTLRNKDMKGAIRRLLLPLSYQGRE; from the coding sequence ATGGCAGTCATGAATCTGGGCAATGCAAGCATTCCAAAGTTCTTCATCCTATTGGGTTTCTCTGACCATCCCTGGTTGGAAAAGCCACTCTTCATAATGGTGCTTGTGGCTTACATCTGCACACTAGTGGGAAACATCTCCATTATTGTTGTGTCCAAGGTGGACCCTCATCTTGACAGCCCtatgtacttcttcctttccaacctcTCCTTTCTGGACCTGTGTTTTACCACAACCACCATCCCTCAGCTGCTGGTGAACCTCTGGGGCCAAGATAAGTCCATCAGCTATGGAGGCTGTGTGGCCCAGTTCTATGTGTTTCACTTCCTGGGGGCCACGGAATGCATCATCTTGGCGGTCATGTCCTTGGATCGGTACATAGCCATCTGCAAGCCCTTGAGGTACCCAGCTATCATGCATCAgagactctgtgtcttcctagTGTCTGTGGCATGGATAAGTGGTTTGACTAACTCCTTGCTTCAGGCATCTCTCACTGTCCAACTGCCACTTTGTGGTAACAACAAGGTGGATGACTTCCTGTGTGAGATTCCAGTGATGATCAAGATGTCCTGTGTCGACACTGCTTTCAATGTAACTATGCTCTCTGTTGTGGGTACATTCTTTACCCTGGTCCCCTTGTCTCTTATCCTTGTCTCCTATGGGTTCATTGTAACTACAGTGCTCAGAATTCGTTCATCAATGGGAAAGAAGAAGGCCTTCAACACCTGTGGCTCCCATGTTAttgttgtctctctcttctaCGGGCCAGtaatatgcatgtatgtgcaaCCTTCTGGTACTAACTCCCAGGACAAGAACAAACTCATGGCCCTGTTCTACAGTCTGCTGACTCCTATGCTTAACccttttatttatactttgaGGAACAAGGACATGAAAGGGGCAATAAGGAGACTTCTCCTCCCATTGAGCTATCAGGGAAGAGAATAA